The DNA segment GACGGCGCGGCCGGGCGCGAGGAAGAATCGGCCGCGGTCGATCGTCTCGACGGGCTCGGCCGCGAGACGCGCCGCGACGCCCCAGCGCGCGAGGTCGTCCATCGCTTCCGGCGACAGGAATTCGCCGCACACCTTGTCCCGCGGAAACCGCTCCTTCTCGAGAAGGACGACGGAACGCCCCGCTCGCGCGAGCTCGATCGCGGCGGAAGACCCGGCGGGTCCGGCGCCCACGATCGCGACGTCGAATTCGGAGGTCACCTCGGCGGGCCCTCCCGGGCGCGCGCGTTTCGCGCGGGGCACGCGAAGGGCGCGGGCCGATCGGCGATGCCGCCGTCGCCCCGTGAGGTGCCCGGATCGCCGTCGTCGCGCCGCCTGGCCGGCTGATCCGCGGCTCTTCGAAGGAATGTCACGTCATTCCCCGGAGGGGGGACTCAGCGCCGACAGCACGAGGCGGAAGGGCGGCGCCGCGCGCACGGCGATGCCCGAAAGCCCGGCGCGTCGCGCGATCTCGCCGACTTCCGCCGGAGTGTAGGCCTGTTCGACCGACATCCGGGCGTCGACCTTCGTGATGCCGCTCCGGAAGAGGAACGGACCGAGCCCGATCACCGCCAGTCGCGCGACCGCATGACGCCGCAGGTCCAGGACGAAGAGTCCGCGCCGCGCCAGCCGCGCCATCTCCCGGAGGATCCCGACGTTCTCTTCCGGGGAGAAGTGGTGGAAGAACTGCGCGGAGATCACCCAGTCGAAGCTGGCGTCCGGGAAAGGCGTGCGTTTCGCGTCGCCGGCGACGAGCGCCGGAGCGTTCTTCCCGTAGATTCCCCTCGCGGTCGCCAGGTGGGCGACCTGCACGTCGAGCGAGAAGACCTCGAGGCGGACGCCGCGGCGCGCGGCCCGGCGCGCGAGATCGATCGGGACGTCCGTCGATCCCGAGCCGAGGTCGAGGAGCGTCTGGGGCCGTCCCGCCGAGACGATCGCCCCGAGAACCGCGGAGCGCG comes from the Thermoanaerobaculia bacterium genome and includes:
- a CDS encoding methyltransferase domain-containing protein; this translates as LQLHRLRVEEFGARRRQGSVSFLVPERRPQREMLDEAGLPTEEVERSLADIRWINRFWGGHRVARSAVLGAIVSAGRPQTLLDLGSGSTDVPIDLARRAARRGVRLEVFSLDVQVAHLATARGIYGKNAPALVAGDAKRTPFPDASFDWVISAQFFHHFSPEENVGILREMARLARRGLFVLDLRRHAVARLAVIGLGPFLFRSGITKVDARMSVEQAYTPAEVGEIARRAGLSGIAVRAAPPFRLVLSALSPPSGE